The following are from one region of the Silene latifolia isolate original U9 population chromosome 9, ASM4854445v1, whole genome shotgun sequence genome:
- the LOC141602080 gene encoding uncharacterized protein LOC141602080: MKTRLTGVRVPKGKPSSTALSLFRSSARLASFSAKDLKAGVTRIAEQSKSQETSGSDKTLDILISDVQPPQDPPRIVSPEVIQAQKRKREDDILEEEEGGKQPISAQPLRSIRQVPARVDDMDDARARIDEFSAKMSDQLLSASTLDSSTRVVSILTSLITRAALNSLPRLERGWMLGWLLLVSLGTPRPRLPVWRKSWIG, translated from the exons atgaagaccaggCTGACTGGGGtcagagtacccaaaggcaagcctagttctactgctctttcct TgtttaggtcttctgctaggctggctagcttttctgcaaaggatttgaaggctggggtgactaggattgctgaacagtccaagagccaggaaactagtgggagtgacaagactttggatatcctgatttctgatgtccagcctcctcaAGATCCACCCAGGATAGTGTCACCAGAGGTCATTCAGGCTCAAAAAAGAAAGAGGGAGGATGATATTCTGGAAGAGGAGGAAGGAGGGAAACAGCCTATCTCGGCTCAGCCACTCAGGAGTATAAGGCAGGTGCCTGCTAgggttgatgacatggatgatgcccgggctcggatagatgagttttctgcaaagatgagcgaccaactattgtctgctagtacccttgattcgtctaccagggtggtttctattctgacttctcttaTAACAAGGGCTGCGCTGAACTCGCTTCCCAGGCTAGAGAG GGGTTGGATGCTGGgctggctactgcttgtcagcttaGGGACGCCCAGGCCAAGGTTACCAgtttggaggaaaagctggatAGGCTAA